One window from the genome of Tachysurus vachellii isolate PV-2020 chromosome 5, HZAU_Pvac_v1, whole genome shotgun sequence encodes:
- the apoc4 gene encoding apolipoprotein C-IV has product MSRFGLLAVVMVLQVCLTMAEVPAESESQGILERAKESYKDMKARVVDAGSTAFEFIHMYYEDQVKPVTDKYAEWAQEKASAFWAAIKDRVSSNDSG; this is encoded by the exons ATGTCCAGGTTTGGGCTGCTTGCTGTGGTCATGGTACTACAAG TGTGCTTGACTATGGCGGAAGTTCCAGCTGAAAGTGAATCCCAAGGAATTTTAGAGAGGGCCAAAGAGAGCTACAA ggATATGAAGGCTAGGGTTGTGGATGCTGGCAGTACAGCTTTCGAATTTATTCATATGTACTACGAGGACCAGGTGAAGCCGGTGACTGACAAATACGCTGAGTGGGCTCAGGAGAAAGCAAGTGCTTTTTGGGCTGCAATCAAAGATAGAGTGTCCAGCAATGACTCTGGTTAA
- the apoa2 gene encoding apolipoprotein A-II, translated as MTFVWSQGQVDIGLKGRPYVQIQVVQSSSVSLFFEFHLIRIPTANKMKLALALIVALQVSVCLCEVPAPDQELVDKYEGLKAVFLKRLANAYAAAHTSLEKLAEGTITGEKAKEIAQHAQENERVKALSKLAAVAIEELKPVIEKARLGALGIYGEYLRPYFGIYLDTAINNIKPVLDTWLPAETH; from the exons atgaCGTTTGTTTGGTCACAGGGTCAGGTTGATATAGGGCTTAAAGGCAGACCATATGTGCAGATCCAGGTGGTGCAGTCGTCTTCAGTCTCACTGTTCTTTGAATTTCATCTCATCAGGATCCCTACAGCCAACAAG aTGAAATTGGCGTTAGCTCTCATTGTTGCACTCCAGG TGTCGGTGTGCCTGTGCGAAGTGCCAGCGCCTGATCAAGAACTCGTGGACAAATATGAAGGTTTAAAGGCTGTATTCCTCAAGAGGCTTGCTAATGCCTACGCGGCTGCCCATACCAGCCTTGAGAAACTGGCTGAGGGCACAATCACAGGGGAGAAGGCCAAGGAAATCGCACAACATGCACAAGAAAACGAGAGAGTGAAAGCTCTGTCTAAGCTGGCCGC TGTTGCAATTGAGGAGCTGAAGCCTGTTATCGAGAAGGCACGCTTGGGTGCTCTTGGCATATATGGCGAATACCTGCGTCCCTACTTCGGCATTTACCTGGACACTGCCATCAACAACATCAAACCCGTGCTGGACACATGGCTGCCTGCTgaaactcattaa
- the apoc2 gene encoding apolipoprotein C-II, with protein sequence MNKLVIVSILIALLALGAESFRVKRETKDEEEKGPVTALIDKLRNYYDYSLGVAGSYVDTIKDLKLDEKAKNLYEETTGAARTYAGIFQDQLYHMIYSSESA encoded by the exons ATGAACAAACTGGTGATTGTCAGCATACTTATCGCACTCCTCGCCTTGG GTGCGGAGAGCTTCCGTGTGAAAAGAGAGACTAAGGACGAGGAGGAAAAGGGACCAGTTACCGCTCTGATAGACAAACTGAGGAACTATTATGATTACAGCTTGGGTGTTGCTGGTTCATACGTAGACACCATCAAGGATCTCAAACTGGATGAGAAAGCCAA gaaCCTGTATGAGGAGACAACAGGAGCTGCCCGCACATATGCAGGCATATTCCAGGATCAGCTGTACCACATGATCTACTCTTCAGAGAGCGCTTAA